Proteins co-encoded in one Eriocheir sinensis breed Jianghai 21 unplaced genomic scaffold, ASM2467909v1 Scaffold347, whole genome shotgun sequence genomic window:
- the LOC126991812 gene encoding uncharacterized protein LOC126991812 isoform X2 — protein sequence MYTNVDGLITSKLELQDFIKEKEPMIVCLTETKLNEAIKLEINKNYDIWRKDRMGKGGGGVMIMTKKELTVKAVEYGEGKAEIAKVNVETKNKERLTIITAYVPPRTNSWCKEEHDTVINDTIRSLSKMLKEDKKVMLVGDFNCKEIDWETFESNSGDNAWGDRFLRLMMENLMIQRVNEHTRYRSDDEPARLDLVLTKGIYIKDELRYGCPLGKSDHVTIEIDTEVEVTKEDESYKSNRLNYIKTDMENLRKFYKKVEWDELLRKNKVQEKYDIFMEAYNTGVKKYVPVYRPKVKGRKDWFNAKCANAKEKRDKAWKRLKRRKNQRNKEDFRMARNEYVKIRKEEEKGYEKDIVENAKNSPSCFTDL from the exons atgtatacaaatgtagatggattaataactagtaaattggaactgcaagatttcataaaggagaaagaaccaatgatcgtatgcttaacggaaacaaaactgaacgaagctattaaattagagataaataaaaactatgatatatggaggaaagatagaatgggcaaagggggaggtggagtgatgataatgacaaaaaaggagttaacagtgaaagcggtagaatacggtgaag gtaaagctgaaattgcgaaagtaaatgtggaaaccaaaaacaaggaaaggttgacaattataaccgcatatgtaccacccagaacaaactcatggtgtaaggaagagcacgacactgtgatcaatgacactatacggagtttaagcaaaatgctaaaggaagacaaaaaagttatgctagttggtgacttcaattgtaaagagattgactgggagacattcgagagtaatagtggagataacgcatggggagatagattcctaagattgatgatggagaatcttatgatacaaagagtgaatgaacatacaagatatagaagtgacgatgaaccagcaagactggacctagtactaacaaaaggaatatacatcaaggatgaactaaggtatggatgtccactgggcaagagtgatcatgtaaccatagagattgatacagaagtggaggttactaaagaggacgaatcctacaaatcaaacaggctaaactatattaagacagacatggaaaaccttcggaagttttacaagaaagtggaatgggatgagttactgagaaaaaataaagtacaagaaaagtatgatatctttatggaagcctataacactggtgtcaaaaaatatgtacctgtatatagacccaaagttaagggtaggaaggactggtttaatgccaaatgtgcaaacgcaaaagaaaaaagggacaaagcatggaaaagactaaaaagaaggaagaatcaaagaaacaaagaagacttcagaatggcgagaaatgaatatgtgaaaataaggaaagaagaagaaaagggatatgagaaggatattgtggaaaatgcaaagaacagcccaagttgttttacagatttataa
- the LOC126991812 gene encoding uncharacterized protein LOC126991812 isoform X1 produces the protein MYTNVDGLITSKLELQDFIKEKEPMIVCLTETKLNEAIKLEINKNYDIWRKDRMGKGGGGVMIMTKKELTVKVVEYGEGKAEIAKVNVETKNKERLTIITAYVPPRTNSWCKEEHDTVINDTIRSLSKMLKEDKKVMLVGDFNCKEIDWETFESNSGDNAWGDRFLRLMMENLMIQRVNEHTRYRSDDEPARLDLVLTKGIYIKDELRYGCPLGKSDHVTIEIDTEVEVTKEDESYKSNRLNYIKTDMENLRKFYKKVEWDELLRKNKVQEKYDIFMEAYNTGVKKYVPVYRPKVKGRKDWFNAKCANAKEKRDKAWKRLKRRKNQRNKEDFRMARNEYVKIRKEEEKGYEKDIVENAKNSPSCFTDL, from the exons atgtatacaaatgtagatggattaataactagtaaattggaactgcaagatttcataaaggagaaagaaccaatgatcgtatgcttaacggaaacaaaactgaacgaagctattaaattagagataaataaaaactatgatatatggaggaaagatagaatgggcaaagggggag gtggagtgatgataatgacaaaaaaggagttaacagtgaaagtggtagaatacggtgaaggtaaagctgaaattgcgaaagtaaatgtggaaaccaaaaacaaggaaaggttgacaattataaccgcatatgtaccacccagaacaaactcatggtgtaaggaagagcacgacactgtgatcaatgacactatacggagtttaagcaaaatgctaaaggaagacaaaaaagttatgctagttggtgacttcaattgtaaagagattgactgggagacattcgagagtaatagtggagataacgcatggggagatagattcctaagattgatgatggagaatcttatgatacaaagagtgaatgaacatacaagatatagaagtgacgatgaaccagcaagactggacctagtactaacaaaaggaatatacatcaaggatgaactaaggtatggatgtccactgggcaagagtgatcatgtaaccatagagattgatacagaagtggaggttactaaagaggacgaatcctacaaatcaaacaggctaaactatattaagacagacatggaaaaccttcggaagttttacaagaaagtggaatgggatgagttactgagaaaaaataaagtacaagaaaagtatgatatctttatggaagcctataacactggtgtcaaaaaatatgtacctgtatatagacccaaagttaagggtaggaaggactggtttaatgccaaatgtgcaaacgcaaaagaaaaaagggacaaagcatggaaaagactaaaaagaaggaagaatcaaagaaacaaagaagacttcagaatggcgagaaatgaatatgtgaaaataaggaaagaagaagaaaagggatatgagaaggatattgtggaaaatgcaaagaacagcccaagttgttttacagatttataa